The proteins below come from a single Treponema phagedenis genomic window:
- a CDS encoding adenylate/guanylate cyclase domain-containing protein, with the protein MKKLSLIFIYALILLCNSCAKHSGKNPVYSIVQGVYDAKNLGTSDIHIMEGGWVFIPQEFTDPSLDFSKYTRFEHINTSWNHYAKPLPTWSYATYAVKIKNLRPERIYAIKTSTVCSAFTAYLNGKEFFRSGTVSTSRDAEVFSWNAPFVILPTQGATEATLVFHVSNFNTNKPGFLKPIEIGFYPKLSNAKTRMLLVHTILAGVLLITAAFFLSLFLFYPKEKYALYFGVLSAIFSIRICCYDEFLLTIIIPQMNANTLFKLGYITFPAGVIFASLFLNTLFGKIKKIYMWGFLLPAFAYIMVIFFTPIYVSANLLFIIQIYTLLPAIYNITIIIAAVLKRNKLAYLMLCGVIFFFVLMIRDILISNRIIEGVFLSHIGIFAILIPMAIIVLKNFQTTFENLANLANQIEATNESLAKFVPNEFMNFLNKKHIDVQLGDNVLKDMYIAFIHLGLYTGLETEKERLTLLKIYNQTLAHINPIIEKHRGFIDKYLTEGLMVLFYGSTEDVIRCMLEIRTFINKENINRQADNLPDIKLGIGVHYGKLMLGTIGEKDRMDCTVISDAVNVASRLHFYALKKGVHIYVSEIVKSRFSPSSADIAEFLYGGQVRFRGKDTPIRIYEVNAV; encoded by the coding sequence GTGAAAAAGTTATCGCTCATCTTTATATACGCGCTCATCCTGCTTTGTAATTCATGTGCAAAGCATTCCGGAAAAAATCCGGTGTATTCTATTGTTCAGGGCGTGTATGATGCAAAAAATTTAGGAACATCGGATATTCACATAATGGAAGGCGGGTGGGTTTTTATTCCGCAGGAATTTACCGATCCAAGCCTCGATTTTTCAAAATATACTCGCTTTGAACATATTAATACATCATGGAATCATTATGCAAAACCGTTACCGACATGGAGTTATGCAACCTATGCAGTAAAAATAAAAAACTTGCGTCCCGAGCGCATATATGCGATTAAAACTTCTACCGTTTGTTCAGCTTTTACCGCATATCTTAACGGGAAAGAATTTTTTCGATCCGGTACGGTAAGCACTTCCCGCGATGCAGAGGTTTTTAGTTGGAATGCTCCTTTTGTTATTTTACCTACACAAGGCGCAACCGAGGCGACCTTGGTTTTTCATGTTTCAAATTTCAACACTAATAAACCGGGGTTTTTAAAGCCTATCGAAATAGGTTTTTATCCTAAGCTTTCAAATGCAAAAACCAGAATGCTTTTAGTACATACTATTCTGGCAGGAGTGTTGCTCATCACGGCGGCTTTTTTTCTCTCTCTCTTTTTATTTTATCCGAAAGAAAAATATGCACTGTATTTCGGAGTTTTGTCCGCAATTTTCAGCATACGAATATGTTGTTATGATGAGTTTTTGCTTACGATCATTATTCCGCAAATGAATGCGAATACGCTTTTTAAACTCGGTTATATAACTTTTCCCGCAGGTGTTATTTTTGCATCATTATTTTTGAATACTTTATTCGGAAAAATAAAAAAAATATATATGTGGGGTTTTTTACTGCCGGCATTTGCATACATCATGGTTATTTTTTTTACACCCATATACGTTTCCGCTAATTTGCTTTTTATAATTCAGATTTATACATTATTACCGGCAATCTATAATATAACCATAATTATCGCTGCGGTGTTAAAACGCAATAAATTGGCGTATCTGATGTTGTGTGGGGTTATTTTCTTTTTTGTTTTAATGATTCGGGATATTTTAATTTCAAACAGGATAATTGAGGGTGTTTTTTTATCACACATCGGTATTTTTGCAATATTGATTCCGATGGCTATTATCGTATTAAAGAATTTTCAAACCACTTTTGAAAATCTGGCAAATCTGGCAAATCAGATTGAAGCGACCAATGAATCATTGGCAAAATTCGTTCCGAACGAGTTTATGAATTTCCTAAATAAAAAACATATCGATGTGCAGCTTGGAGATAATGTTTTAAAAGATATGTACATAGCCTTTATTCACTTGGGGCTTTATACTGGATTGGAAACAGAGAAAGAACGGCTAACACTTTTAAAAATTTATAATCAAACTTTGGCGCATATTAACCCTATTATAGAAAAACACCGGGGCTTTATCGATAAGTATTTAACCGAAGGATTGATGGTGCTTTTTTACGGCAGCACTGAAGATGTAATACGGTGCATGCTTGAAATCAGGACATTTATCAATAAGGAAAATATAAACCGTCAAGCCGATAATCTTCCCGACATAAAGCTTGGAATCGGAGTTCATTACGGTAAGCTCATGCTTGGCACAATCGGAGAAAAGGACAGAATGGATTGTACGGTTATTTCAGATGCAGTGAACGTTGCGTCGCGGCTTCATTTTTACGCATTGAAAAAAGGCGTGCATATTTATGTCAGCGAAATTGTAAAAAGCCGGTTTTCTCCCTCATCTGCCGATATCGCGGAATTTTTATATGGAGGACAGGTCAGATTTAGGGGAAAAGACACGCCTATTCGTATTTATGAGGTTAATGCAGTATGA
- a CDS encoding endonuclease NucS domain-containing protein: MKLYSHFSANGIKLEPMPFNKELFMEAYLIENPEVLALNEDDKSFIGLIGAEVQVGVGRIDMMAAYPENTYAIIELKNRMLKEDDVAQLSQYFEKTEEIKNIINEYETNGNNAQGRNFIGILAGPDIDVNLQQRIINGEIKIQGNIPLIAITLKRYKSERGEVFILTEQYKPQNMVQRNTEPYTFNGQTYSKRRLVHAVVKDYLAKHKKISYTELEEAFPKRIRGSYGVFDTLENANKIFQRANRARHLLNEEDILCVGNIKIAVCGEWEKNNFAEFLNCARALGYTIAVANNE, encoded by the coding sequence ATGAAATTGTATTCACATTTTTCTGCAAATGGTATTAAACTGGAACCAATGCCGTTTAATAAAGAGTTATTCATGGAAGCCTACCTTATTGAAAATCCGGAAGTATTAGCTTTGAACGAAGATGATAAAAGTTTTATAGGATTGATCGGGGCTGAGGTTCAGGTAGGCGTTGGGCGGATAGATATGATGGCTGCATACCCGGAGAACACGTATGCAATAATTGAACTTAAAAACAGGATGCTAAAAGAAGACGATGTTGCCCAATTATCCCAATACTTTGAAAAGACGGAAGAGATTAAAAATATAATCAATGAATATGAAACCAATGGAAATAATGCCCAAGGTAGAAATTTTATCGGTATCCTTGCCGGACCTGATATTGATGTTAACTTACAACAAAGAATAATAAACGGTGAAATAAAGATTCAAGGAAATATTCCGCTTATAGCTATTACTTTAAAACGGTATAAAAGCGAACGCGGCGAAGTCTTTATTTTGACTGAACAGTATAAACCGCAAAACATGGTTCAACGGAATACTGAACCGTATACGTTTAACGGACAAACATATTCCAAGCGCCGGCTAGTGCATGCTGTAGTAAAAGATTATCTTGCTAAGCATAAGAAAATTAGCTACACCGAATTAGAAGAAGCTTTTCCTAAAAGGATTCGAGGGTCCTATGGAGTATTTGATACACTTGAAAACGCAAACAAAATATTCCAACGGGCAAACCGAGCAAGACATTTGTTAAATGAAGAAGATATTTTATGTGTCGGCAATATTAAAATAGCTGTTTGCGGAGAATGGGAAAAAAATAATTTTGCTGAATTTCTTAACTGCGCACGAGCACTTGGGTATACTATCGCTGTTGCTAATAACGAATAA
- a CDS encoding PqqD family protein: MYYRQKFDTFIRDYDGLGYITNTGNFSDRVVNGSGTVFLNAVSREGQSLEAICQKAAAAFIGVKAEDLLEDVKVFFDELVEDGFLTRGETIAELDANDVRFSYAAIEPKTIKKDFTPVIPRAKESTQDVLEKHFKHKPPSFQAFK, from the coding sequence ATGTATTATAGGCAAAAATTTGATACCTTTATCCGCGACTATGACGGCTTAGGTTATATTACAAACACAGGGAACTTTTCCGACAGGGTGGTAAACGGCAGCGGAACTGTTTTTTTAAACGCGGTTTCACGCGAGGGGCAAAGTCTCGAAGCGATTTGCCAAAAGGCTGCCGCCGCTTTTATCGGCGTAAAAGCGGAAGATCTATTGGAAGATGTAAAAGTTTTTTTTGATGAGCTTGTCGAAGACGGTTTTTTAACGCGGGGGGAAACAATTGCGGAGCTGGACGCAAACGACGTGCGTTTTTCCTATGCCGCCATTGAGCCTAAAACAATTAAAAAAGATTTTACACCCGTTATTCCGCGGGCAAAAGAGAGCACGCAGGATGTTTTGGAAAAGCATTTTAAGCATAAGCCCCCCAGCTTTCAAGCTTTCAAATAG
- a CDS encoding radical SAM protein: protein MIKLNTIELEISNPCNEKCVHCYRTCSSTKKGFLSLDDVKNIFSQCKNILAEKTSVTITGGETTLNPQWKEILAFVISKGCRTSLFTNGTLLKEDDVAFLAKYSQEQLKEVQISLYALDSQVHDAVTQLKGSFEKTMKAVHLLRKNNVPIFISCPAMQINKNYFPDVMRWADSEGIASCVDIFIFGTSDYTESNLCQRLSDEDLEVFFKTSLEDNGALSYVWGSEEKILLETIPFYGGAVQSLCFSGDGSIFPMIGWYAYLGNIKDNNIEALYLNHPLLQKIRNIYASDFPECKKCDVSNYCNFCPSPHLCANNGELFKLDKEFCNYIHKKKNFIQRRDKVLSLKQ, encoded by the coding sequence ATGATAAAGCTTAATACAATTGAACTTGAAATTTCAAACCCCTGTAACGAAAAATGTGTGCATTGCTACCGCACTTGCTCTTCAACCAAAAAAGGTTTTCTTTCGTTAGATGATGTAAAAAATATTTTTTCGCAATGCAAAAACATCTTGGCTGAAAAAACTTCTGTTACTATTACAGGAGGGGAAACAACTCTTAATCCGCAATGGAAAGAAATCCTTGCATTTGTTATTAGCAAAGGGTGCAGAACCAGTCTTTTTACAAACGGCACTTTGTTAAAAGAGGATGATGTTGCGTTTTTGGCAAAGTATTCACAAGAGCAATTAAAAGAAGTGCAAATTTCTTTGTATGCGCTTGACAGTCAAGTTCACGATGCGGTAACGCAATTAAAGGGTTCATTTGAAAAAACAATGAAAGCCGTTCATCTTTTACGTAAAAACAATGTTCCGATTTTTATCTCATGTCCGGCAATGCAAATAAACAAAAATTATTTTCCGGATGTAATGCGTTGGGCGGATTCTGAAGGGATAGCATCCTGTGTTGATATTTTTATTTTCGGAACCTCGGATTATACCGAATCGAATTTATGCCAAAGACTGAGCGATGAAGATTTGGAAGTTTTTTTTAAAACAAGCTTGGAAGATAACGGTGCCCTTTCGTATGTTTGGGGTTCTGAAGAAAAAATCCTTTTGGAAACTATTCCATTTTACGGCGGAGCCGTACAGTCGCTTTGTTTTTCAGGCGACGGTTCTATTTTTCCTATGATTGGGTGGTATGCGTATTTGGGAAATATTAAGGACAACAACATTGAAGCCTTATACTTAAATCATCCGCTTTTACAAAAAATACGGAATATTTATGCAAGTGATTTTCCCGAATGCAAAAAATGTGATGTAAGCAATTACTGCAATTTTTGTCCAAGCCCGCACCTTTGCGCAAATAATGGTGAATTATTTAAACTTGATAAAGAGTTTTGTAACTATATTCATAAGAAAAAAAATTTTATACAGCGTAGGGATAAAGTTTTATCATTAAAACAATAG
- a CDS encoding radical SAM protein produces MHCYIPHEFKLTNISEDMYYRVLKQLHEMKTLSLTLSGGEPMCHPKFKEFLQAAKDYDFSVNVLSNLTLVDDEVISLMKNSRLSSVQVSLYSMNPEHHDAITCLKGSFEKTKNAILRLVENDIPLQISCPTMKQNKGDYQEVLRWAHEHKVRAVTDYIMMARFDHSTDNLDNRLNLSEVEKVITDILQDDIDYQAEILKPDFFERIKSLTHDSDGIVCGVGISSACMVANGNVYPCAGWQDYVCGNVNESSLKDIWYHSKKMNFLRNIRNKDFPE; encoded by the coding sequence GTGCATTGCTATATTCCGCACGAATTTAAACTTACCAACATAAGCGAGGACATGTATTACCGAGTGCTAAAGCAATTGCACGAAATGAAAACCCTCAGCCTAACTCTTTCGGGCGGGGAACCGATGTGCCACCCTAAGTTTAAAGAATTTTTACAAGCGGCAAAGGATTATGATTTTTCGGTGAATGTGCTTTCAAACCTCACCCTCGTTGATGATGAGGTTATCAGCCTAATGAAAAACTCCCGTCTTTCTAGCGTACAGGTTTCGCTGTACAGTATGAACCCCGAGCATCACGATGCAATCACTTGCTTAAAAGGCTCCTTTGAAAAAACAAAGAATGCTATTTTGCGTTTAGTCGAAAACGATATCCCCTTGCAAATAAGCTGCCCCACAATGAAGCAAAACAAAGGCGACTACCAAGAGGTTTTACGCTGGGCGCATGAGCACAAGGTTCGTGCGGTTACCGACTACATTATGATGGCGCGCTTTGATCACAGTACGGATAACCTCGACAATCGGCTTAATTTAAGCGAAGTAGAAAAAGTTATCACAGATATTTTACAGGACGACATTGACTATCAGGCGGAAATACTAAAGCCCGATTTTTTTGAACGGATAAAATCATTAACTCATGACTCCGACGGTATTGTATGCGGAGTAGGTATTTCTTCTGCCTGCATGGTTGCAAACGGGAATGTCTATCCTTGTGCGGGCTGGCAAGACTATGTGTGCGGCAATGTAAATGAATCTTCTTTAAAAGATATTTGGTACCATTCTAAAAAAATGAATTTTTTACGAAACATCCGCAATAAGGATTTTCCCGAATGA
- a CDS encoding amidohydrolase family protein, whose translation MTDNHIHIGTFYNTYYDAKTVFGVLKESGVDEFYYSSTTSGMAFNTALDLMSIYEDIKKEITEAQAVAESLSLKAHPLYWVIPELHYTGLEVQTVLQEIPYEGFKLHPRANKWDLQNSQTRDLAHGVFKTADELKLPVLIHTGYDDDRADLFEEFFASAPNAKIILAHCRPLETTLRLLGEYKNVFCDTAFVSRRDIKKICSAGFTDKILFGSDFPITVFLYHAYGKWL comes from the coding sequence ATGACAGATAACCATATTCACATAGGAACTTTTTATAACACGTATTATGATGCAAAAACAGTGTTTGGCGTTTTAAAAGAATCGGGCGTAGATGAATTTTACTATTCTTCAACGACAAGCGGCATGGCCTTTAATACCGCGCTTGATCTTATGTCAATTTATGAGGACATTAAAAAGGAAATTACAGAGGCTCAAGCTGTTGCAGAGAGCTTAAGTCTAAAGGCTCATCCCTTGTATTGGGTTATCCCTGAGCTGCATTATACAGGGCTTGAGGTGCAAACTGTTTTGCAGGAAATACCCTACGAAGGTTTTAAATTGCATCCGCGGGCTAATAAGTGGGATCTGCAAAATTCACAAACGCGGGACCTTGCACATGGAGTTTTTAAAACAGCGGATGAATTAAAACTGCCTGTGCTTATTCATACCGGATACGATGATGACCGGGCTGATTTATTTGAGGAGTTTTTTGCTAGTGCACCCAATGCAAAGATAATTCTTGCACACTGCCGCCCCTTGGAAACAACCCTTCGGCTATTAGGCGAATACAAAAATGTTTTTTGCGATACCGCCTTTGTATCGCGTAGGGACATAAAAAAAATATGTTCTGCGGGCTTTACCGATAAAATTCTTTTTGGTTCCGATTTTCCGATTACGGTTTTTTTATACCACGCGTACGGAAAATGGCTCTGA
- a CDS encoding helicase HerA-like domain-containing protein gives MNNGIFVGAGERPVELLPSKANRHGLIAGATGTGKTVTLKVLAEAFSDLGVPVFLPDVKGDLCGFAEKGEINDKLKERLDVLKISDFEFKNYPIRIWSIVDAIGHPIRATISEMGPLLLSRLLDLNETQEGVLNIAFRVADEEGLLLLDLKDLRSMLVYVGENKQRLKLHYGNISEASIGAIQRALLVLEGEGADHFFGEPALELEDFFKQNSEGRGFINVLNAVKLYQKPNLYSTFLLWFLSELYESLPEVGDADKPKIVFFFDEAHLLFSEGSKILIQKIEQIMRLIRSKGVAVFFVTQNPTDIPDTILGQLGNKIQHALRAFTPKDQKAIQLAAETFRVNPQFSTAEVITQLKTGEALVSLLQADGSPSVTERVLIAPPHSKMGTIDEAKVKAIVEESPLLYKYKDMIDRVSAYEILTEQFNQKTEIVVREAEEKQLSKEAAAKAREEAAIIRAEAARIRAENAKMRAEEMAARKKQTEFSRLGKVLVDSMTRTVGREITRGIFGSIKKMLK, from the coding sequence ATGAATAATGGAATTTTTGTAGGTGCGGGAGAAAGGCCTGTTGAGCTTTTACCGAGTAAGGCAAATAGGCACGGCTTGATTGCAGGGGCTACCGGTACGGGCAAAACCGTTACGCTTAAAGTTCTTGCCGAAGCATTTAGCGACTTAGGTGTGCCTGTTTTTTTGCCCGATGTAAAAGGCGACCTCTGCGGCTTTGCCGAAAAAGGAGAAATAAATGATAAGCTGAAAGAGAGGCTCGATGTTTTAAAAATAAGCGATTTTGAATTTAAAAATTATCCTATACGCATTTGGAGCATAGTTGATGCAATCGGACATCCGATACGTGCTACAATTTCGGAGATGGGACCGCTACTTCTTTCCAGGCTTTTAGATTTAAACGAAACTCAGGAGGGTGTTTTAAATATTGCATTTCGCGTTGCAGATGAGGAGGGTCTTCTTCTTTTAGACTTAAAAGATTTAAGAAGTATGCTTGTTTACGTCGGAGAAAATAAGCAGCGTTTAAAGTTACATTACGGAAATATTTCGGAGGCTTCAATCGGGGCAATTCAAAGAGCCTTGCTTGTTTTAGAAGGCGAGGGGGCAGACCATTTTTTTGGAGAGCCTGCTTTGGAGCTTGAGGATTTTTTTAAACAAAATTCCGAAGGGCGCGGTTTTATAAATGTTTTAAATGCCGTAAAGCTTTACCAAAAACCGAATTTGTATTCTACGTTTTTACTTTGGTTTTTATCGGAGCTTTACGAGAGTTTGCCTGAAGTTGGCGATGCCGATAAACCGAAGATTGTTTTTTTCTTTGACGAAGCTCACTTACTTTTTAGTGAGGGTTCGAAAATTTTAATTCAAAAGATTGAACAAATAATGAGGCTTATCCGCTCAAAAGGTGTTGCCGTATTTTTTGTAACGCAAAACCCGACCGATATTCCGGATACTATTTTAGGGCAGCTCGGAAATAAAATTCAGCATGCACTGAGAGCCTTTACACCGAAAGACCAAAAGGCAATACAACTTGCGGCTGAAACTTTCCGCGTTAACCCTCAGTTTAGCACAGCGGAAGTTATCACCCAACTTAAAACAGGGGAAGCCCTTGTTTCGTTATTGCAAGCCGACGGAAGTCCTTCCGTAACGGAGCGTGTTCTAATTGCTCCGCCCCACAGTAAAATGGGCACAATCGATGAAGCTAAGGTTAAAGCCATCGTAGAAGAATCTCCGCTTTTGTATAAATACAAGGATATGATTGATAGGGTTTCCGCCTACGAAATTTTAACCGAGCAGTTTAATCAAAAGACGGAAATTGTTGTGCGCGAAGCCGAAGAAAAGCAGCTTTCTAAAGAAGCGGCGGCAAAGGCTCGGGAAGAAGCCGCAATTATTAGAGCGGAAGCCGCAAGAATACGGGCTGAAAACGCAAAGATGCGGGCGGAAGAAATGGCTGCGCGTAAAAAGCAAACAGAATTTTCCCGGCTCGGAAAAGTTTTAGTTGACAGCATGACAAGGACAGTCGGCCGCGAAATCACCCGCGGCATCTTCGGCTCAATAAAAAAAATGCTGAAGTAG
- the tmpA gene encoding membrane protein TmpA, with protein sequence MKLKTLVFSLSALFLVLGFTGCKSKAQAKAEQEAQERKALMAENAKIEKRLMQAKNAATEAEANVYYPEKFAQIEDLEKQSSEAKEQDDLKKANSLGSAAADKYETLANKMKIANQRSKIEANKLAKYDEESYRLGEEAEKKIDGLYESDSVAALQTSNESLMYYNKVIDAGYKSLSQDAKKTADDAKAALTAVKVAASLKPQQEEADGIYAKAEEAENSAQYEQSYGGYTSAAQAYNDLTQIIKAKRLEAQKAMQAAKTKQELSAKLANEADKESPLPENAEGFSKEPIEVEPLPTDVLNAPQDEKAEETVPVEEMNENSSEEVNGNAEKIESTEEPIEGGVQ encoded by the coding sequence ATGAAATTAAAAACTTTGGTTTTTAGCTTATCCGCCCTTTTCCTTGTATTAGGATTTACCGGTTGTAAATCTAAAGCACAGGCAAAAGCGGAACAAGAAGCTCAAGAACGAAAAGCATTGATGGCGGAAAATGCTAAAATCGAAAAAAGATTGATGCAAGCCAAAAATGCTGCAACTGAAGCGGAAGCAAATGTATATTATCCCGAAAAGTTTGCACAAATTGAAGATTTGGAAAAACAATCATCGGAAGCAAAAGAACAGGATGATTTAAAAAAAGCGAATAGCTTGGGATCTGCTGCCGCCGACAAATACGAGACGTTGGCGAATAAAATGAAGATAGCGAATCAACGCTCAAAAATTGAAGCAAATAAACTTGCAAAATATGACGAAGAAAGCTATCGACTCGGGGAAGAGGCGGAGAAAAAGATTGACGGACTTTATGAAAGCGATTCCGTTGCCGCCTTGCAGACATCAAATGAAAGCCTTATGTACTATAATAAGGTGATAGATGCGGGATATAAGTCTCTTTCGCAAGATGCAAAAAAAACAGCCGATGATGCAAAAGCGGCATTAACGGCGGTAAAGGTTGCCGCGAGTTTGAAACCCCAGCAAGAGGAAGCGGATGGAATATATGCTAAAGCTGAAGAAGCGGAGAATTCCGCTCAATATGAGCAATCATATGGAGGGTACACTTCTGCTGCTCAAGCATATAACGATTTAACACAAATAATTAAGGCAAAACGATTGGAAGCTCAAAAGGCAATGCAGGCGGCAAAGACAAAACAAGAACTTTCCGCAAAGCTTGCAAATGAAGCGGATAAAGAGAGCCCTCTACCTGAAAATGCCGAAGGTTTTTCAAAAGAACCGATAGAAGTTGAACCTCTCCCGACAGATGTGTTAAATGCACCTCAAGATGAAAAAGCTGAGGAAACAGTTCCCGTTGAGGAAATGAATGAAAATTCTTCGGAAGAAGTAAACGGGAATGCGGAAAAAATTGAATCGACTGAAGAGCCGATAGAGGGAGGTGTACAATGA
- a CDS encoding adenylate/guanylate cyclase domain-containing protein: MIWFALASMSLALRGIFFYPHIVPTFFPNLSWYANFILRYVTVPLPVILFTVFIRKALKLCYKIPYVLILSVSIVYAVSTLVLPPEISSQILIYYQIFMIFGVLYTIYITVIGLIKKKEFSGWIFSAIIILFLFGIYDLLVALKIIPGRFLIHVASIFPVLLLSVMVLNDYAGSIKKIQDLTEEMQLINKSLVRFVPEQIITLLQKKSIRDVKLGDNVELTMPILSIDIRSFTHTSEKLSPNQVFDLLNRYFTFVSPIVSEYNGIITKYLGDGFFALFPDGVDAALAAGIKIQKALQSKNIMLPNTQPLRIGVGIDMGNILLGTIGDTTRMDSIIISNAYYIAEILQESTKKYSSRIIISDRIFASLTDPTQYFIRPVEKIKTISNKENFLFEVYDCDEKTIRDLKYHSQGYIEHAIQALSDKGAAAARKYIDEALKIYPNDHVALYYKKEFLKQV; the protein is encoded by the coding sequence ATTATTTGGTTTGCGCTTGCATCCATGTCGCTGGCTCTTCGCGGAATCTTTTTTTATCCGCATATTGTGCCTACTTTTTTTCCGAATTTATCTTGGTACGCTAACTTTATCTTACGATATGTTACGGTGCCGTTACCTGTTATTCTTTTCACGGTATTTATACGCAAAGCACTCAAACTCTGTTATAAAATTCCGTATGTTTTAATTTTATCGGTATCTATCGTATATGCGGTTTCAACCCTGGTATTACCGCCCGAAATTTCATCACAAATACTTATTTATTATCAAATTTTTATGATTTTCGGTGTTCTTTATACTATTTATATTACGGTTATCGGGTTGATAAAAAAGAAAGAGTTTTCTGGGTGGATTTTTAGCGCTATAATAATTTTATTTCTTTTTGGAATCTATGATTTATTAGTTGCGCTGAAAATAATTCCCGGCAGGTTTCTTATTCATGTAGCATCGATTTTTCCCGTTTTACTGCTTTCGGTAATGGTATTAAATGATTACGCCGGATCAATTAAAAAAATACAAGATCTTACCGAAGAAATGCAGCTGATAAATAAGTCGCTTGTCAGATTTGTTCCCGAGCAAATTATTACTCTTTTGCAAAAAAAATCGATTAGAGATGTTAAACTTGGTGATAATGTTGAGCTGACTATGCCTATTCTGTCAATCGATATACGATCCTTTACACATACATCGGAAAAACTATCGCCGAATCAAGTTTTTGATCTTTTAAACAGATATTTTACCTTTGTCTCTCCGATTGTTAGCGAGTATAACGGTATTATAACAAAATATTTAGGAGACGGTTTTTTTGCTTTATTTCCCGACGGAGTTGATGCCGCTCTTGCTGCCGGTATAAAAATACAAAAAGCTTTGCAATCAAAAAACATAATGCTGCCAAACACCCAGCCCCTTCGGATAGGAGTAGGGATAGATATGGGAAATATTCTTTTAGGCACTATCGGAGATACAACACGAATGGACAGCATTATTATTTCAAATGCATACTATATTGCGGAAATATTACAAGAGTCCACCAAAAAATACTCTTCAAGAATAATTATTTCCGATAGAATATTTGCGTCACTTACTGATCCCACGCAATATTTTATCCGTCCGGTGGAAAAAATAAAAACAATATCAAACAAAGAAAACTTTTTGTTTGAAGTATATGATTGTGACGAAAAAACTATCAGAGATTTAAAATATCATTCACAAGGATATATAGAGCATGCGATCCAAGCACTTTCCGATAAAGGGGCTGCGGCTGCACGTAAATATATTGATGAGGCATTAAAGATTTATCCGAATGATCATGTGGCACTCTACTATAAAAAAGAGTTTTTAAAACAGGTGTAA